The genomic DNA ATTGGTGGCGTGCGTCGCGCGACGACAGCTCCAGAACGATCGGGAGCCCGTCCCGGGTTTACCGCGGATCCAACCAACTTTCCTGACCCGTGAAGATCCCGAGCCCAGCGCACACCCTGCCTGCCAGACTCCGTATCCAGCCGCCACCATGATCGTGGAGCGCACCGCGAAGTGCGGCTGTAGTGCTTGTACTAGGCCCGCCAGGCGTCGGGCGGGATGACGATCCGGGCGGGGTCGACAGTGCGCGCGCCCCGCGTGGCCGGGGCGATCACCACCCGCTCGAGCATCATCGCCAGCACAGCCCGCTGCTGGCCGAGCGAGAGCTTCCCAGCCTCCCAGGTGGCGCGCAGCGCTCCCGGCTCAGTCGGCACGCATAGCTGCGCCGCCCCTGCATGGGCCGGGAGACCAGCCGCGCCCGCACCCCTGGAGGCCGCACACCACGAACCGACGAGCAGGTACCGCACCGGCCGCGACTCGATCATCCGCGCGGGGTTGTTCAACACCGCGCGGACCTGCTCCCAGGTCGCCCGGTCCAGCAGCGGCTCCCATTCGCCTGGGCCGATGATCTCGCCGTAATGCTCAAGCAACGCTGCCGTCCGGGGCGCGGTGAGGATGCGGCGCAGTTGCCGGCGGTCCAGGGGCCGGCCGCGGGTGCCGCGGACCCCGGCGGCGGCCAGTTCGATGGCCAGCTCCCGCAGCGACCGGCCGGCCAGCACCTGCCGGGCCGCGTCCCTGGCGATCTCGGCCTCGGCGGGGACCAGCTCACCCTGGGCGCCGGGCGCGCGGGTAGCGCGGCGGCCAGCTCGTCTCGAGCGATCAGAGGACTCGCGGTCACGTGGCACCTCCGCAACCAGACCGTGTCGTGTGCCGAGGATAGCCATCCCGGGTCGAGCGGGTCCCGCTCCCCCGGGTGAGGCGCCCCGCTCTCCCGGGTACGGCGCCCACCACGCCTCGCCGACCTCCCGTCGGGTACGCTCAGGAGTCGAACCTCGGCGCCGTAACGGGCATGATGCGGGGTGAGACTGCGCCTGGACGGGTCGATCGAGGAGGCGACGGATGGCAGCGGTGACCACCCGCATCACGGACTCCCCCGAGTGGCGGGCGCTGGCAGCGCACTACGACCAGGTGAAGGACATCCACCTGCGGACGTTGTTCGCCGACGACCCGGGCCGGGGCGAGACGATGACGCTCGAGGCCGGCGACCTGTACCTCGATTACTCCAAGCACCGCCTCAGCGGCGAGACACTGGCGCTGCTGGTCGCCCTGGCTGACCGGGCCGGGCTGCGACGGCGGGTCGAGGCGATGTTCGCGGGCGAGCGGATCAACGTCACCGAGGACCGGCCCGTACTCCACGTGGCGCTGCGCGCGCCAGAAGGGACCTCGATCGTCGTGGACGGGGAGGACGTCGTCCCCAAGGTGCACGCCGTGCTCGGCAAGATGGCCGACTTCGCCGGCCGGGTCCGCTCCGGTGCGTGGACCGGCCACACCGGCCGGCCGATCCGCAACGTGGTCAACATCGGCATCGGCGGGTCCGACCTCGGCCCGGCCATGGCCTACGAGGCGCTCAAGGACTACTCGGACCGGTCACGGAGCTTCCGGTTCGTGTCCAACGTCGACGGCACCGACGTGTGGGAGGCGACCCGGGACCTGGACCCGGCCGAGACGCTGTTCGTCGTCTGCTCCAAGACCTTCACGACCCAGGAGACGCTGGCCAACGCCCACACCGCCCGCGACTGGCTGCTCGCCGCCCTGGGGGACAAGGAGGCGGTCCGCCGCCA from Actinomycetes bacterium includes the following:
- a CDS encoding recombinase family protein, producing MPRDRESSDRSRRAGRRATRAPGAQGELVPAEAEIARDAARQVLAGRSLRELAIELAAAGVRGTRGRPLDRRQLRRILTAPRTAALLEHYGEIIGPGEWEPLLDRATWEQVRAVLNNPARMIESRPVRYLLVGSWCAASRGAGAAGLPAHAGAAQLCVPTEPGALRATWEAGKLSLGQQRAVLAMMLERVVIAPATRGARTVDPARIVIPPDAWRA